The following are encoded in a window of Harmonia axyridis chromosome 7, icHarAxyr1.1, whole genome shotgun sequence genomic DNA:
- the LOC123684668 gene encoding achaete-scute homolog 1a-like, producing MATILQTMTLGQQSRTMYNLVQQQSPQNNCVIVPNSLQKQTVITQKRAIAPNPVERTSVLVNNNNNNDLRCKRKIQFMPYGASPQQPASVARRNARERNRVKQVNNGFATLRQHIPASLASAISPQSGGGTGRGASKKLSKVETLRLAVEYIRSLQQLIDEHENDNSINRVMNETLDNRYYTNSPDSLNQQYSSYPILLPTPSCSEASVSPTPSQGSESSYSAASVYTNNLYQETYENYEPKSPVDEELLDVIFSWQQNE from the coding sequence ATGGCTACCATCCTCCAGACCATGACTCTTGGACAACAATCGAGAACAATGTACAACCTGGTACAGCAGCAGTCGCCGCAAAATAATTGTGTTATCGTTCCTAACTCGCTTCAGAAACAGACTGTCATAACTCAGAAACGTGCCATAGCTCCGAACCCTGTGGAAAGGACGTCGGTTTTAGTCAACAACAACAATAACAACGATCTTCGTTGTAAACGGAAAATTCAGTTCATGCCTTATGGAGCTTCTCCTCAACAACCAGCCTCTGTGGCTAGAAGAAACGCCAGGGAGAGAAATCGAGTGAAACAAGTTAACAACGGTTTTGCAACTTTAAGACAGCATATCCCAGCATCCCTTGCCTCAGCTATTTCTCCCCAAAGTGGTGGTGGAACCGGTAGAGGTGCCAGTAAGAAACTCAGCAAAGTCGAAACTCTCAGACTTGCAGTAGAATACATCAGGAGCCTTCAACAACTCATCGACGAACATGAGAACGACAACTCAATAAACAGGGTGATGAACGAGACATTGGACAACAGGTATTACACCAACAGTCCGGATTCTCTTAACCAGCAATATTCCTCCTACCCAATTCTACTGCCTACGCCTTCGTGCTCAGAAGCATCAGTATCACCGACGCCCTCTCAAGGATCAGAAAGTTCCTACTCAGCAGCCTCAGTTTACACGAATAACTTGTATCAAGAAACATACGAGAACTACGAACCAAAGAGTCCTGTGGACGAGGAACTTCTAGACGTCATATTTTCATGGCAGCAAAACGAATAA